The DNA region tgtgtatatatatatatatatatatatatatatacacacacacacacatatatatagtattttatatGTCTGCGTGTTTTGAGCATGCTATGTGGAGCACATGAGTGCCTCGTGCCAGCGTAGGTCACAAGagcgtcagatccctggaactggagttagggatgtttgtgagccaccacgtgggtgctgggaaccaaacctaacTCCTCTGCAAAACTGCAGCAAGTCATTAAGCGCCGGGCGACGgggtctctccagcctctctttgGCTTTGATGAAACGCCTGGGCCTATGGTTTCCTACTAAGAATCACTGAGCAAGTGGATGGTCTCGGTTCCTCGGGGACAGACACTTCCAGGCGGCGCCGAGGGCCGCTTACAGGACTGTTTGCAGCAGGGAGGGGCCGGCAGGTGCCCAGGCACACCGTGCACCGCAGAGGCGCAGGCCCTCCCTCTTAGGCGGGCTCGGGCACCCCTGCCAGCGGTTCCGCCTCTGCGCAGGCGCGGCAGCAGCGCGACGTCCCTCACTTTACGGCCGAAGCGGTTCGCGCTGGGAGTCGGTGGCGCCGTGCAGGGCACTTAGGAACCGACAGCCTTGGCGCGGGTAATCAGCTCcccgtcctcctcctcccacGGCTCGATCCCTGGGACGACCTCCGAGCTTCGCGATGCGACGCGGACGGCCAGTCCGTGGACCGTCCCAGCCCGCGCGTCTGCTGCCCGCGGGGGTGAGGGGCGGGGTCCCGGGCTGGGCTGCACCGCATCCTGGCGTCTTCCACTTGAAATCTCCCGGGTAACTAACTCGCGGCTCTTCTTGTTTTGCAAGACTGGTATCCGGTTGACTGCGGTTTGCAGGGTCCGCCATGGAGTCAGAGCAGATGCTGGAGGGACAGACGCAGGTACCGGGAGGCCCTTGGATTCCGAGCGGCGGTGTGCAGGGAGGCGGTGCGCGGAACGGGCGGATGTCTCTCTCTGtgactgtattttttgttttctaggtTGCAGAAAACCCTCACTCCGAGTACGGTCTCACAGACAACGTTGAGGTAACTCGCCCGGTTCCTCTGCCGCTTCTATGGCTGTCTTGAGAGCTGGAGAAAACTTAGGATCCGTTTACTAGGCTACTCTGCACGAGGGAACACTTTGCTGCCGTGATCTCCCGTAGTATCAGATTATAGGCGGTTTCTTTTACTCGCATGCTAAtacttgtctaaaaataaaagtactttgTAAATGAATGACTAAATCCCGGAACCAGATCTGGGTAGGTTTGGTTAGGAAAAtagaggcttcctggaggaaattTGTGTGTGAATAGGAGACTCGAAGGATTAAGTTTGGATTAAAAAGAGGGGCAGGAGCGTTTCCAAGTAGTTGTTGTAGAAACAGGTGTTATTTATTCAACGCTTTGCTGTTTGTGTGATACACACTCGACCAGTTTGAATATATCTTCAGCCCCAGAATGCTTAAAGTTCAGTAACCTGTTCAAGGTCACTAGCAAGTAAGCTTAgagctgttttctttttgatttaatgtattatttgtgcgtgtgcgtgcgtgcgtgtagtgtatgtgtgtgtgtgtgtgtatgtatgtgcgtgcacatgtgtgaaagtcAGCGGGCAGCCTTACAGAGTCTGCTTTTTCCTTCCATCCTTaggtgggttctggagatggaactcaggttattATGCTTGGGTGTAGCAGGCACCCTTACCCACCCCATCCATCTTATCTGACCTAGAGTTTGTATTTCACTGTTggcaggttgattttttttcctgcaaaagGATTGCATTGTATTTGTGtgagctctctctttcttctttcagtgtatatgtatatatgtttcttttctttctttgtttatttttctttttctttttttttttttttttaaatctttgaggTAGgtttttcactgtgtagctctgaccgtcctggaacacactatgtatgtagatcaggctggtcttggattcacagagatccacctacatcTGTATACTGAGtggtggggttaaaggcatgtgtcaccattcccagcttatgtatttctttttttttttgagacagggtttccctgtgtagttttgtgcctttcctggatctcgttctgtagaccaggttggcctcgaactcacaaagatccacctgcctctgcctcccgagtgctgggattaaaggtgtgtgccaccaccacccggccatgtatttcatttttaatactttattttatatatatgggtgttttgcctgagtatATGTTTGTTCATAAGAAGATGGTGGCAGATCtcctagaacttgagttacagacagttgtgagctacaatatgtgtgttgggaattgaaccagggtcttctgtaagagtgactggtcctgtctgtctgtctgtctgcctgtctctgtttttttgagacagtttttctgtgttgccctggctgtcctggaactcgttttggagaccaggctgatctcaaactcacagagatccgcctgcctctgcctctctttctgcttcatgttCCACAATGTTCCCTCAGCCTTAGTAGGGAGttagatagaatttttttttttttttttagggctgACTACTAACACTTGGACCAGTTCTGAGTCTTCATTTCTTGCTGCCCACTGCAGAAAGGGGCTTCTCTGGCCAagactgagagctgcactaatctatgggtagaaATAGACGAGATATTTACAGTTTAACAATATGACTTTTTAGAGAAACAACAGTAGTAGGTGACTCCCAAGGCCTGTGGCCTCCAGAGCTataggcttttgaccaggtttatgtACCTGGCAGGCATGTGGAGCAGGCCACACATCCAGTCAGCAAGCAGTAGGTTACCTCTGTATACCATCATGCCACTAAAACATTACTGGctacatcttgcctggcaggttggtattGTGGTGTTTAGGGCTCACTGATGGGATAATACTGGTTTATTTTTACTGGCTTTGCCTggtctatttttttaatgtgtgtgtgtgtgtgtgtgtgtgtgtgtgtgtgtgtacatatatctatatatctatatctatatatcttgtttgtttgttttggggatttttttttttttttggtttttcgagacagggtttctctgcgtagttttgcgcctttcctggaactcacttggtagcccaggctggcctcgaactcacagagatccgcctgtctctgcctcccgagtgctgggattaaaggcgtgcgccaccaccgcccggctgttttggggatttttgagacagggtctgtatgTTGCCTTGTATCTCCTataactcattgtgtagaccaggctggccttgaactgaggtGAGGTttacttgcttctgtctcctgagtcctaggattaaaggtgtatgccaccatgcctgacaataCATAATTGTGTCTTGATCTGTTTTTGTGGGTTGATTTTGTtattcatgttttgtttctttttctacctagtaatttctttcttaaaacattaCTATTttctaaagacttatttttatttatttatttatgtgtgtgtatgtgaatgccaTATGTGTGCTGGTATCCCTGAGGCCAGAAGACTGTCAAAtcactggagttgcaggtagttgtgGACTTTCTGGTGGGAGCGTTGGGAACGGAGCttaggtcctcttcaagagcaggaaGTACACTTTGTTTTTCCCCCAAGATTTTTcatgctgagtgtggtggcacacacctttagaaATCCCAGCTCTGAGCTGGAAatgggaggcacatgcctttaatcccagcactctggaggcagaggcaggaggatttctcagcctgatctacacagtgtgttccaggacaagcagggttgttacacagagaaattccagttctagagaggtagaaatctctctgtctctctgtctctgtctctctctctgtctgtctgtctgtctctctctctctctcacacacacacacacacacacatacaacatgaccaaaagtaacttggagagggaagggtttatttcaccttacagcttcTGGTCAGCCCCTCATCTAGGGAATTCAGggtaggaactgatgcagaggccatgggggggcgggggtgtgcTGCTtatactggcttgctcagtccacttATAGCACCTAGGACCAGcaacccaggggtggcatcatccctgatgggctgggtcctcttatatcaatcactaattaaaaaaaaaatgcctcaaagTCTTGCCCATGAGCCATTCTGGTGGGGGAATTTTCTCAAATGATATTCTCCTAgcctttgtcaagttgacatgaaagctaaccagcacagtgtatgagtgttttgcttgcatgtgtgtatgtgtattacagTCATGTTTGATGCCTGTTGAGAAGGagcagatcctctgaaactggttGTGAGCCATGGTGTAGGGATTGGTaaccaaaccttggtcctctgtaagagcagttagtgttttttttttgtttgtttttttgttttttgtttttcgagacagggtttctctgtgtagctttgctcctttcctggatctcgttctgtagaccaggctggcctcgaactcacaaagatctgcctgcctctgcctcccaagtgctgggattaaaggcgtgtgccaccaccacccagctgcagtcagtgttcttaaccaaccactgagccatagctCTCAAGCccccattattattattgttggtaTGTGTTTGAGTTGATTCTTTCTACctagtcatttttcttttccttttctttctttcttttttttttttagagagagggtctcactatatatgtAGTCTGGCTTGACTGCCCTTCAATTTGCTGTGCAGACCGGActgacctggagttcactgagatccttctgcctctgcttcctgagtgctgggagaaaaggcgtgtgccaccatgtctatcCTCACAGCCTAGTGAtgtctttttttcaagacagggtttcttgtgtagccctggttgtcctggaacttactctgtagaccaggctgccttgaactcagagttccacctgcctctgcctccccagtgctgggatcataggcgtgtgccactactatggaataaaaacaaagtttttaaCCCTAAACCTtccctgagttctctctctcccccttttgcTGTTTCTGTAGTACACGGTGATCtttccgggttttttttttttttttttttgtgtttttttgtgtgtgtgtgtgtgtgtgtttggtgataTGTGTGTACCTCTTTAGGTTAATCCGTGATAATTGGTTGTTATTTTTCCTGTTGTGATAAATATCCTGACAAATGCAACTTAAGGACAAGAGGGTTTATGTCGGTTCATAGTCATGGGGTACAGTCCATCAAGTAGGGGATTCAGAGTCggggagcttgaagcagctggtcatctgtgcccacagtcagcacaaggaatgctccccacccccccagctgGGTTCCATCTTTTTATGTGGTCCAGGACAGAAGCTTTGAGAAGGTTGCTGCCCTGCCTTCCATTATGGTGGGGTTGCCCTCTCTCAATTAGCCTAAGAAAGGATAATCCCCCAGAGGCAGGCCTAGAGGAtaatctaatctagataatccttcacaggtgtgtTTGGAGCCTTATTTCCTACTTgcttctagattgtgtcaagttgataaccagcATTAACTGGTACATTGACTTAACTAAAATTAAGCATAGCGATTGGCACATGGTAAATGTCCAGCAAGTGCTCGAGTGAAATTAGTTAAGGAGGGTATTATAGGAACTGTTTCTTTGGGTAatgatttagttaaaaaaaaatttagttgtatgtatgtgtatgtgcctgtagAGGCTTCAGGCCCTCCAGGGGCTGGAATTCTAGGCATTTGTGAGCCGCCTGGTGTGGGGTGCTGGGGTTCAGTTCTAGTCCTCTAGAAGAGGAGTACTCACCTTTTGTATGTCTAGACAGGCTtcctctgtataacagccctgcctgtcctggaactcattctgtagaccaggctggcctcaaactcacagagatccgcctgcttctggaaatgctgggattaagggtggaCACCACCGCTGTCCAGCAGGAGGATTCACTCTTAATCACCAAGTCCTTTCTCCAGCCctcttaaattgtattttaaaattttaatttggggttggggattcggctcagtggtacagcacttgcctagcaagcgcaaggccctgggtttggtcctcagctctgaaaaaaaaaattttttttttaaatttttttgagatagtctctatgtcctggctaccctggaattcatagagatcttcttgcctctgtctcctgagtgctgagattaaaggcatgggctaccaccacccagcaacaaattcttactattattttttaataatttatttttatttcatgtgcactcatgttttgcctgcatgtatatatgtataaaagtgTCAGATCACCTGAAACTGactgcctgtgggtgctgggaattgaacctggttcctctggaagagccaccgagtgctcttaattgctgagccatctctccagtccaacaAATTCTTCTTAATCTTAGTAAAGAATACAGTCCTAACTTATCAAAGtatttgtataataaaaaaagaCAGCTCATTTACATGCTATTAAAATGCCTCCAATAAGAAACAGCaattatacataatacatatgtatgtagatatgtatatatattatgtatattatatataatatacatacacacacacacacacacacacacacacacacacacacacacacacacacatatatatattaacccAGTGGGCCCTTAGCTaggatgcatgaagccctggtttcAGCCCCAGCATTAACTACGTATGGCAATGTGtatctgtggtcccagcacttggaagagagaagcagaaggatcagaaaattCAAGATTattctctgctacatagtgagttcaaacccagcctgaGTTACAAGTAACTATCtcactctgagttcgaggccagcatggtctacagagcaagttccaggacaactgggactacacagagaaacctgtcccAGAAAACCATAAAGTTaggggttggggctggagagttgccAAGTGTTAAGAGcccttgtttttgcagaggactggggttcttGGATATCCCACACCttcatagcagctcacaactgtatgtaattccaggggatctgattaccccttctggcctcctggggcatataatttatataaatccatgtaggcaaaatactcatgcccatgaaataataaaataaatgtgaaaaaaaaaaggaatttaggatgtagacgaatttctaaatggttttattaatagaaaacccggagtcagatataggggtgaaaacctgagagaggtcagaggactagcAACAGCCATAtgctaacctcaccttaccaactccacagctttcaAAAGCGAGATACTTCCTATCTACCCACgccctatatgccttgctgttctgccatctgatttttgCTCTTTctatccagctacatcacttcctcttcctgcccagctctgtgacttcctgactgtctgtacagacctccagaccttcatggttaacttgtattggaatttaaggcatgtgcctccacactcagctctgttcccagtatggtcTTGATTTCATATAGATCTAGATagatcctgcctcccaagtgatagaattaaaggcgtgtgctaccattgcatgacttttgtgtttacttataatggctggtgttctcctctgatctccaggcaagctttatttattgcagcacaaataaaatatcaccacattaggGATTGGCTTGCATTTCTTTCAGAGGAGAGGTTTGCTGTCTGGTATCATTCTAGTCACGATTTGCTTTCCTCTTAGTGTTCTTTTcccattagtttttgttttgctctcaAAATAATCTTGTACTTTGGGaaattcatgctttttttttttttttttttcttttcacatcaCTAGAGGATAGTCGAAAATGAGAAGATTAATGCAGAGAAGTCATCAAAACAGAAGGTGGATCTACAGTCTTTGCCAACCCGTGCCTACCTGGATCAGACAGTTGTGCCTATCTTAttacagggtcttgctgtgcttGCAAAGGAAAGGTGAGATAATACTGTCTGTGACTGGAGAGATATGAGGTGGGACTTCCACACCCAAAATACTATTAGTTGAGTATGATTCTTTGCTGGGTTTGTGGTCAATGATGTCACGATTGTTATTTTATTGTagaattacatttgtgtgtgtgtgtgtgtgtgtgtgtgtgtgtgtgtgtgtgtgtgtgtgtgttttgtggtagACATAAGGAGGTAAACTTTTAGGAGTCCAGTTCtgtccctccaccatgtggatcttggggattgaactcaggtcatcaggcgtAGTGTCAAGCACTTTTACTGACTGGAATCATCTTACTGGCCCCATTGCTgttaaactttcattttatttacttatttctttgagatacagtttctctgtgtagccctgactgtaactccctctgtaaaccaggctggcctcaaaactcacagagatccacctgcctctgcttccccaaaacttactattttttttaaattagttattcattcattttatttgtgtgggcGTTTTATCtgggtgtatgtgtgagcatCATGTGGGCTAGAAGAGGATGTTGTATCGAGATTGGAGTTacacagctggttgtgagccaccgtgtgggtggatgctgggatttCAACTCCTGTATAGTCTGCAGTAATTTTGTAAAGTTTTTACTTCAGGATAACATGGTTCTAGGTAGTCtacactgatatatatatatcaatcagagagccacctgcctctgcctccagaatgttgtgattaaaggcatgtgccaccaccgcccagctaattgTTATAATTGAAATTACAATAATACCACAGTAAACCTAGGCATTTTACCATTGCTCCTTTTCAgacatgtagccttggctggctttgaactcactgtgtagcccagggtgatgCAGTGCTTGGATTATGGGACGTATGATACCGTATCTGGTTTATGTGGTTCTTGATGAGTCTAGGGCCCTGAGTATGCCACACAGTCGCTGCCTGCTGAACTatatccttggtttttttttttttttttttttgagacagtctcaaataactcaggctgaccttgaactctgatcctttgGGCCTCTAACTCCTAATTGCTAGGATTATGTTAAGTTTCACCCAGATCCATTTTCCATATTGTTGAACACTTAGCTCCATTTTCCTTTGTTACTATAATTTATTTCATACCTTTCTGCtgtgcttgcttatttttttaatgaccaGTCATCAAGAATTGATTTTCTAGTTTAATGaagtttgactttatttttacaGTATTTGACATATTGTATTTGCTGTAATTTGTATTTCTGTCCAatatttttcccttaaatttttcTAGTGTCATTTTGTCTCAAGTACAGGATTATTAAAAACTTCTGGGCTTCAAACTGAGAGCCCTGCTCATGATAGGCAAACATTCTGCTATTAAGTTATGTTCCCAGCTAGCtataaagggctttttttttttttgccagtacaTTTGTTTATTAGCagttatttctttcttcaggagcAGTTCTCTTATTTCTACACGTATCTCAATAATCCTTACATAaactctttttttgtgttttgttgcatttatttttatttttcaatgtgtgtgtgtttttacctgcaagtgtgtctgtgcactacatggatgcctggtgctcacagaagccagaagatggcatggGATCCCTTGCATCTGGATCCCTAACTGGCTGTTAGGTAACAGTGGGTGTTGgtaattgaacctggatcctctgaaagagcagccagtgtcctttaCTGCTGAGCCTTTACTGGAGCCCTattccacccccacacccccaggcTATGGACTCCTCATTTGCATACTgtgtcctgagtactgggattacagatgtgaactaTCATATCCagcttctaatttctttttttgtaaacaaataagcaaatttgTTTTGTAAACTAGTCAGTTTCTACTAGGTGTGTGCTATGTTTTAAATCTAGGACAGTAATCTCTGTAGTAAATGGACATAAATTAGTAACATAGATTAGATTTTGTTATATTTAGTTGTATGTGTTTACAaaagtgtgtatgcatgcatatgcatgtgtgtatgccagggtatgagtgtagaggtcagaggacaacttttaggagttgtttttctcttttcacatGTGGGTTATGAGGACTGAATTtaagttatcaggctt from Peromyscus leucopus breed LL Stock chromosome 22, UCI_PerLeu_2.1, whole genome shotgun sequence includes:
- the Dpy30 gene encoding protein dpy-30 homolog; the protein is MESEQMLEGQTQVAENPHSEYGLTDNVERIVENEKINAEKSSKQKVDLQSLPTRAYLDQTVVPILLQGLAVLAKERPPNPIEFLASYLLKNKAQFEDRN